The nucleotide sequence TCAGAGGAAGAATCCTACACTATGAATTCCTACCGTAGGTTTGCTCCCTCTGGCGGTGCATTGTATCCAAACGAGCTGTACATCTATTTAAAGATAGAAGGATTGCCAGATGGAGTGTACCATTATGACCCCGCGCACCACCGTCTCGTTTTGCTGCGGGCAGGGAACTTCGATTCATATGTTTCAGATGCTCTAGTCAACCGGAGTGAAATTTCATCCTGCTTTGGCGTCGCCTTTGTATCCACGATGTTTTGGAAAAACTACTTTAAATACAATAACTTCTCCTATCGCCTCCAAGGACTTGACGCTGGAGTCCTGATGGGGCAGCTGCTGGAAACTGCTAAGCGTTTTGGTTTCGCTGCCGGAGTATACTTTCAATATTTAGATTCGGCAATCAATCATCTTCTCGGTTTGTCTGAACATGAGGAGAGTGTATATTCGGTTATTCCACTGTCCGTGGAACCCACAAACTGGTCCAGAAGCAGAGATGTTAATATAACAGCCGCTGAATTGAAACTTGATTTGGAGCCAATCAGCTGTGAATATTTGGAGCGGTCCCAAAGGATTCTAGAGTTTCCTAGGTTAATAGCTCTGAATGAAGCATCCATGCTGGAATCAACCTCTTCATTTAACAGGATACAAAGCCTGCAGAGTGGGAGCTTTGATGGTGTGAAGATAAATCTTCCAGAATGCAAACCGTTGGCATATGATCTGGCTGAGGCCAGCAAAAATCGTTTTTCTCCCGATATCGACTTTGTTATGCGCAAGGTAAGTCAGCAGCAGCTGGCCGTTCTGCTGAATGAGTCGATGTCTGCATTCTCTTACCGGAATGATTTGGATGATGTCCGCTTGAACAATGAATCTCGGGTTACAATCTATGGGTGCCTTTATAATGTTGAGGGTATCCCAGATGGAGCCTACCATTACGACCATACCGAACATGCATTACGGGAAATCAATAAGGGGGATCACCGGCTCACTTTACAAGCCGGATTGTCTCTCGACAATGTGAACCTGCTGCAGGTACCGCTTTGTTTGCACGTCGTGGGAAATAAGGATTTCTATTTGAATGAATTAGGGTACAGAGGCTATCGAATTTTACAAATGGAGGCAGGGATGCTCGTTCAAAGCTTACTCACAACAGCGTCTGCTATTGGGTTAGGTGGGCATCCACTTCTTGGGTTCGATACAAACTTAGCTGATGATATTTACAGCATGAGGGAAAAAACCAGCTTGATCCAGATACCCATCGGTCCCTATCGCCCGAGGCCATGGTTAAAAGGAAGTTTGCATAGCTAGTTTTACAGAATATATTAAGAGATTTTATGATACAAACGAGCAGGGGAGAAATCACCTGCTCTTGTTTTTTTTAAAAATTTAAAAAAGAAACCTCAGGGCTCCTTTTTTACATACCATCCAACACTCTTAAAAAACTATTTAGACAATAATCAAAGTCCTTATATAATAGAGGATCTTAAAGGTTTGCTTTCTTTTGGATTAGCTATTTTTCCTTTTCTAACTTTTCAATCAGAGATTCAACGGTTTTTATAATTGTTTCATTACTTACGTCTCGGCCTAATACAGCACTTGCCCTCTTTATCAAATCTTCTTTATTAATAGTCATGCTTTTAACCTTCCCATTTTTATAAGTTGTAGTTTAATACAATGTTTATATTATCGGTAGAATTGACTAATCATTTAACGCAAGAGAGAGAATTTGTATGAGAATATCCACTTATATGTGGTGAATTAAACCTCCAGTCAGTAGTTACTGCTTTTCCATTTTTATAAGATAAAGAAGGGAATTTTATCCTTAATAAGGAATTAGAACAAGAAAGTTTTTATTAGTCAAATGGATGGACTTGTAGAACAAACAAAGCAGGTTAGGGCGTACTTTTTAGTTGAACGTGTTATAGAACAAATGCG is from Mesobacillus boroniphilus and encodes:
- a CDS encoding SagB family peptide dehydrogenase, coding for MSLEEFLHNLQFDIDRANQPNLETDWEDAPYAYKLYRNQPVVPLSLEVPLTLEKIQPPTKPDIHRVGHFLWYVYGITQVSQSVFSTELSEEESYTMNSYRRFAPSGGALYPNELYIYLKIEGLPDGVYHYDPAHHRLVLLRAGNFDSYVSDALVNRSEISSCFGVAFVSTMFWKNYFKYNNFSYRLQGLDAGVLMGQLLETAKRFGFAAGVYFQYLDSAINHLLGLSEHEESVYSVIPLSVEPTNWSRSRDVNITAAELKLDLEPISCEYLERSQRILEFPRLIALNEASMLESTSSFNRIQSLQSGSFDGVKINLPECKPLAYDLAEASKNRFSPDIDFVMRKVSQQQLAVLLNESMSAFSYRNDLDDVRLNNESRVTIYGCLYNVEGIPDGAYHYDHTEHALREINKGDHRLTLQAGLSLDNVNLLQVPLCLHVVGNKDFYLNELGYRGYRILQMEAGMLVQSLLTTASAIGLGGHPLLGFDTNLADDIYSMREKTSLIQIPIGPYRPRPWLKGSLHS